In Wolbachia endosymbiont of Spodoptera picta, a single window of DNA contains:
- a CDS encoding SurA N-terminal domain-containing protein, with translation MHKILILILIMLPLRLLATEIEIVADVNGEPISNLDIERRINLINSLLGTQKINQKEVKSQILKQLIDEIIIVSEAQKMNIELSNEELNNAFTLFLTQSLKLEADEVDEYVKKHNMDLNNLKKQVKCQLLWNKIIEVGIVSLINISDKEVDDIRKQKEKPDYLITFQEFVIPDQKMAEDLVKKLRTSNNPESSIKMRKATVNLSQLKGTLKDVLERLEINDAAGPISLSEGYSVIKVIDKVQLDHTLLESILKVKQVVVKDSENLLSNFKEQKVNCLNFDKLADDFKLPSAKEFKIKMRDLNPDLQILFSKTSTNEIVELRENSTAKLMMLCDIKSNPVNIEAIKQEMYQQKIIIQSNLLLDNMRKNAAVSYRFN, from the coding sequence ATGCATAAAATACTAATTTTGATATTAATAATGCTGCCGCTTAGGTTACTTGCAACTGAGATTGAAATTGTTGCAGATGTAAATGGTGAGCCAATTTCAAATTTAGATATCGAAAGACGTATCAACCTCATAAATTCATTGCTTGGCACTCAGAAGATTAATCAAAAAGAGGTAAAATCTCAAATTCTAAAACAGTTAATAGACGAAATTATCATTGTCAGCGAAGCACAGAAGATGAATATAGAATTGAGTAACGAGGAGTTAAATAATGCTTTCACGTTATTCTTAACTCAAAGTTTAAAACTTGAGGCTGATGAAGTTGATGAATACGTAAAAAAGCATAATATGGATCTCAATAACCTAAAAAAACAAGTAAAGTGTCAGCTGCTGTGGAACAAGATTATTGAAGTAGGAATTGTATCGCTTATCAATATAAGCGATAAAGAAGTGGATGACATAAGAAAACAAAAAGAGAAGCCTGATTACCTTATTACGTTTCAGGAATTTGTAATTCCTGATCAAAAAATGGCTGAAGATTTAGTAAAAAAATTACGTACCAGTAATAATCCAGAATCTTCAATAAAGATGCGCAAAGCAACCGTTAATTTAAGTCAGCTAAAAGGTACTCTCAAGGACGTTTTGGAAAGATTAGAAATCAATGACGCAGCAGGTCCGATTAGTTTAAGCGAAGGTTACTCTGTTATAAAAGTCATAGATAAGGTACAGCTCGATCATACACTGCTGGAAAGTATTTTAAAAGTAAAACAAGTTGTGGTTAAAGATTCAGAAAATTTACTCTCTAATTTTAAGGAGCAAAAGGTCAATTGTCTAAATTTTGACAAATTAGCAGACGATTTCAAATTGCCAAGCGCAAAAGAATTTAAAATAAAAATGCGAGATTTAAATCCTGATTTACAGATTTTATTTAGTAAAACAAGTACGAATGAAATAGTAGAATTAAGAGAAAATAGCACTGCAAAGCTAATGATGTTATGTGATATCAAGAGTAATCCAGTGAATATAGAAGCAATCAAACAGGAAATGTATCAACAAAAGATTATTATACAAAGCAACCTGTTATTGGATAATATGCGTAAAAATGCAGCTGTTAGTTATCGATTTAATTGA
- a CDS encoding ferredoxin reductase domain-containing protein, with translation MKNIMLIGGGVGNAVLFSIGKACLENNHKVLYFAGYKKLSDVFKRALIERASSAVIWACEEGLIETSREQDKSFHGNIVDAIISYQQGKLGKITISLNTIDKIITIGSAKMMKAINEARKTILKPYLKPKHIAISSVNSPMQCMMKEICAQCIQQHINKETGEISFVYSCSNQDQDMELVDFDFLSERLKQNSLQEKLTAKWIEHVQRH, from the coding sequence ATGAAGAATATAATGCTGATTGGTGGCGGAGTTGGAAATGCAGTATTATTTTCGATAGGAAAGGCATGTCTTGAAAACAATCATAAGGTTTTATATTTCGCTGGCTATAAAAAATTAAGTGATGTATTTAAACGAGCACTGATAGAACGTGCATCAAGTGCAGTAATTTGGGCATGTGAAGAAGGATTGATAGAAACAAGCAGAGAACAGGATAAATCCTTTCATGGTAATATAGTTGATGCAATAATCTCATATCAGCAAGGAAAGTTAGGTAAAATTACTATTAGTTTAAACACTATAGATAAAATCATCACTATTGGTTCTGCTAAAATGATGAAAGCTATAAATGAAGCTAGAAAAACAATTTTAAAGCCATATCTGAAACCAAAACACATAGCAATATCATCAGTTAACTCTCCTATGCAGTGCATGATGAAAGAAATCTGCGCTCAATGTATTCAGCAACACATAAATAAGGAAACAGGAGAAATAAGTTTTGTTTATAGTTGCAGTAATCAAGACCAGGATATGGAGCTTGTTGACTTTGATTTTTTAAGTGAGCGCTTGAAGCAAAATAGTTTACAAGAAAAGCTCACTGCAAAATGGATAGAACATGTTCAAAGACACTAA
- a CDS encoding 5-formyltetrahydrofolate cyclo-ligase has translation MFKDTKQHKEELRKQYRTIRKDVDESYSSYAANSLVNLFNKNLSCVKGKTIAAYIPIDGEINVVPLMHHLLDLDYKVAVPNKNKLLKFEEWNKADEDIIPDTIITPVIAFDDHFNRLGFGGGWYDEMIKKLRPLGKIFIGVAYEKQYCKNLPVEKHDQKLDIIITEICVRFESELLKKADRKE, from the coding sequence ATGTTCAAAGACACTAAACAGCACAAAGAGGAACTAAGGAAGCAATATAGAACCATAAGAAAAGATGTTGATGAAAGTTATTCTAGTTATGCAGCAAATTCTCTTGTTAATCTCTTTAACAAAAACTTAAGTTGCGTTAAAGGTAAAACAATAGCAGCTTACATTCCAATAGACGGGGAAATTAATGTTGTGCCTTTGATGCATCATTTACTCGATTTAGATTATAAAGTAGCAGTCCCTAATAAAAACAAGTTATTAAAATTCGAAGAATGGAATAAAGCAGATGAAGATATAATCCCCGATACAATCATTACTCCTGTTATTGCTTTTGATGATCATTTTAATAGGTTAGGTTTTGGCGGTGGTTGGTATGATGAAATGATAAAAAAATTACGGCCACTTGGAAAAATATTTATAGGTGTAGCCTATGAGAAGCAATATTGTAAAAATTTACCTGTAGAAAAACATGATCAAAAATTGGATATTATAATCACTGAGATATGTGTTAGATTTGAAAGTGAATTGCTCAAGAAGGCGGATAGAAAGGAGTAG
- the elbB gene encoding isoprenoid biosynthesis glyoxalase ElbB, giving the protein MGEKKLRAAVVLSGCGHLDGTEVREAVLTLLVFDQQEVEVTCFAPDVDITQVMNHKTKEAVKEKRNVLVESARIARGEINDLREAKAENFDMLVVPGGYGVAKNLSDLAENKTVMPEFERLVSEFFVAKKPIGTICISPAIIVLILSSKIGKEESKIKVTIGDDKDQLIEKLGGEHITCDTKLSIEDEKHNIFSCSAYMRSDESTHSVYQGIKHMIDSMVKKINKKTKQPFL; this is encoded by the coding sequence ATGGGTGAGAAAAAATTAAGAGCCGCTGTGGTTTTATCAGGATGCGGCCACCTCGACGGCACAGAAGTGAGAGAAGCAGTCTTAACTCTGCTTGTGTTTGATCAGCAGGAAGTTGAAGTCACGTGCTTTGCTCCTGATGTTGATATCACACAAGTTATGAATCACAAAACAAAAGAAGCAGTAAAAGAAAAAAGGAATGTACTTGTAGAATCAGCAAGAATTGCAAGAGGTGAGATAAATGATTTAAGAGAAGCTAAAGCTGAAAATTTTGACATGCTAGTCGTACCTGGTGGATATGGAGTTGCGAAAAATTTATCTGACTTAGCTGAAAATAAAACAGTAATGCCTGAGTTTGAAAGATTAGTCTCAGAGTTCTTTGTTGCAAAAAAGCCAATAGGAACTATATGTATATCTCCAGCCATTATTGTTTTAATTTTAAGTAGCAAGATAGGTAAAGAAGAAAGTAAGATTAAGGTAACTATAGGAGACGACAAAGACCAGTTGATAGAAAAGCTCGGCGGCGAACATATAACATGCGATACAAAGCTATCAATAGAAGACGAAAAGCATAATATATTTTCCTGCTCTGCTTATATGCGTAGTGACGAAAGTACACACTCTGTATATCAAGGAATAAAACACATGATTGACAGTATGGTGAAAAAAATTAATAAAAAAACCAAACAACCATTTCTCTAA
- the ispH gene encoding 4-hydroxy-3-methylbut-2-enyl diphosphate reductase, whose amino-acid sequence MEIILAEPRGFCAGVKRAVDILTITLEKYKNERQVYVLHEIVHNKYIVEDFKKQGVVFVSSIEDIKDNRGILIFSAHGVSKSIEDEAKRKGVQVIDATCPLVSKVHKEAKRYEDSGKELILIGHENHPEVKGIIGRVSNPISLVQTMQDVYNLQIKDPDNLSYVTQTTLSIDDTKEIIATLKLRFPSITGPDLKDICYATQNRQNAVKKLAKITDVVLIVGSKNSSNSNRLLDLCISRGKRAYLIDNYKCMNKNWLQGAEKIGITAGASAPDILVDELVNYLKINMNTKVSVMPDGFTENVQFKYTKW is encoded by the coding sequence ATGGAGATTATCTTAGCTGAACCACGCGGTTTCTGTGCAGGGGTTAAAAGAGCTGTAGACATATTAACAATCACTTTAGAGAAATACAAAAATGAACGCCAAGTTTATGTACTACACGAAATCGTTCATAATAAGTATATAGTAGAGGACTTCAAGAAACAAGGAGTGGTTTTTGTAAGCAGCATAGAAGACATTAAAGACAATAGAGGAATATTGATCTTTAGCGCACATGGAGTGTCGAAAAGTATAGAGGATGAGGCAAAAAGAAAGGGTGTTCAAGTGATTGATGCAACATGTCCATTAGTTAGCAAAGTACATAAAGAGGCAAAAAGGTATGAGGATAGTGGTAAAGAATTAATTCTAATTGGACATGAAAATCATCCGGAAGTTAAAGGAATTATAGGAAGAGTAAGTAATCCTATATCTCTAGTGCAAACTATGCAAGACGTATACAATTTACAAATCAAAGATCCAGATAATTTATCTTATGTAACACAAACCACGTTAAGTATTGACGATACCAAAGAAATTATTGCCACACTGAAGCTCAGATTTCCAAGCATTACAGGCCCCGACTTAAAAGATATATGCTATGCAACACAAAATAGGCAGAACGCTGTTAAAAAATTGGCTAAAATTACAGACGTAGTGTTGATTGTAGGAAGTAAAAACAGTTCAAATTCAAACCGTTTATTAGACCTGTGTATTTCCAGAGGAAAAAGAGCCTATTTGATTGATAATTATAAATGTATGAACAAAAATTGGTTGCAGGGCGCAGAAAAAATAGGAATTACTGCAGGTGCTTCTGCTCCTGATATATTAGTTGATGAGCTAGTAAATTACTTAAAAATAAATATGAATACAAAAGTTTCAGTCATGCCAGATGGATTCACTGAAAATGTTCAGTTCAAGTATACTAAATGGTAA
- the ssb gene encoding single-stranded DNA-binding protein gives MSSGTINKVILVGNLGKDPEIRTTQNGKEMASFSIATSESWTDKFSGTRSEKTEWHNIVIFSEGLVKIVKDFARKGSKVYVEGSLRTRKWTDQNGTEKYTTEVVLYNFNSALTLLDSRNSMSSSDYKPSEYKQNETEQKDKHGSFDNDIKDELIDDEIPF, from the coding sequence ATGTCTAGTGGTACTATAAATAAAGTCATATTAGTTGGTAATTTAGGAAAAGATCCTGAAATTAGGACTACACAAAATGGAAAAGAGATGGCAAGTTTTTCAATAGCCACGTCTGAAAGTTGGACTGACAAATTTTCTGGTACTCGCTCTGAAAAGACAGAATGGCATAATATTGTAATTTTTAGTGAAGGACTAGTAAAAATTGTTAAAGACTTTGCACGGAAAGGTAGTAAAGTGTACGTTGAAGGCTCTCTGAGAACTAGAAAATGGACTGACCAAAATGGTACTGAAAAGTACACAACAGAGGTGGTGCTATACAACTTTAATAGTGCCCTTACCCTTTTAGATTCACGAAACAGTATGTCAAGCTCTGATTACAAGCCAAGTGAATACAAACAAAATGAAACAGAACAAAAAGATAAACACGGAAGTTTTGACAACGATATAAAAGATGAACTAATCGATGATGAAATACCATTTTAA
- the dapA gene encoding 4-hydroxy-tetrahydrodipicolinate synthase — MKPTFLWTACVTPFNSNGDSVDYQSLQCLLAMQAQAKNGVVLLGSTGESLSLTDSEKRTLVEFVCELKLNTKIIIGVPGVNLYQTLEWLDFCKDMPIHGYLMTTPIYAKPGIMGQTLWFEKLLEKAHVPAMLYNIPSRAGVSLHAETVRNLSSHEKFWAIKNSSGTVYTLIEYKKVAPNIKVFCGDDNMIPDMAAKGAAGLVSVAANVWPSVVHKYVKQCMSGKNPQADSWQQACKALFTASNPIPTKALLHDIGLIEHKTVRLPLSTEDLPSVETLRQANKMILGWENQLTIQDEDLSG; from the coding sequence TTGAAACCTACATTTTTATGGACTGCTTGTGTTACTCCTTTTAATTCTAATGGAGATAGCGTAGATTACCAAAGTTTGCAGTGCTTGCTTGCAATGCAGGCTCAAGCTAAAAATGGTGTAGTGTTGCTCGGTAGCACAGGTGAAAGCTTATCACTTACTGATTCTGAAAAGCGCACCTTAGTTGAATTTGTATGTGAGCTAAAATTAAATACGAAAATTATAATTGGTGTACCAGGAGTGAATCTATATCAGACTCTTGAATGGCTTGATTTTTGCAAGGATATGCCTATTCATGGCTATCTAATGACAACTCCCATTTATGCAAAGCCTGGAATCATGGGGCAAACTTTATGGTTTGAAAAGCTGCTTGAAAAAGCACATGTGCCAGCCATGCTTTACAATATTCCATCAAGAGCAGGAGTGAGTCTTCACGCTGAAACTGTACGCAACTTATCCAGCCACGAAAAATTTTGGGCTATCAAAAATTCAAGTGGAACTGTTTACACTTTAATTGAGTATAAAAAAGTTGCACCAAATATTAAGGTGTTTTGTGGAGATGATAATATGATACCCGATATGGCTGCTAAGGGTGCGGCTGGTCTGGTTTCTGTTGCTGCCAATGTTTGGCCAAGTGTAGTACATAAATATGTTAAGCAATGCATGAGTGGCAAGAACCCTCAAGCAGACAGTTGGCAACAAGCTTGCAAAGCTCTATTTACTGCCAGTAATCCAATACCTACTAAAGCACTCCTGCATGATATTGGGCTCATAGAACACAAAACTGTTCGTCTACCACTGAGCACAGAAGACTTGCCTTCCGTTGAAACATTAAGGCAAGCTAATAAAATGATTCTTGGGTGGGAAAATCAACTAACTATTCAGGATGAGGACTTGAGCGGATAA
- a CDS encoding quinone oxidoreductase family protein encodes MVRAIQIKKTGRPEVLEFVDKSIGEPKDEEVLIRHTTIGLNRYDLEHRKGIRKIKDLPSVLGVEAVGVVEKLGKKISDGFKVGDRVGYCTALPGAYCEKRIVHQKYLIKIPNDIPDEVAAAVLFKGMTAHYLVNQSYKIRPGAFVLVHGANGGLGQIICQWAKDKKGIVIGSISSDEKMKIALQNGCTYAINYNDKDFVSKIMEITKNRGVGAVYDPIGYATSKLSFESLGKFGIYVSYGQISGNTPINFSLLSSRSLFAAGTSIYHYKHNRLTLVLTAMEIFEMIRKKLLIVRINKKYKFDEIIEAHRDMENRKVSGLNIIKVS; translated from the coding sequence ATGGTTAGAGCTATACAAATTAAAAAAACTGGGAGGCCAGAAGTATTAGAATTTGTAGATAAGAGCATAGGTGAGCCAAAAGATGAGGAAGTCTTAATACGTCATACAACTATCGGCTTAAATCGTTATGATTTAGAACATAGAAAAGGTATACGCAAAATTAAAGATTTGCCATCAGTACTTGGAGTAGAGGCAGTAGGAGTTGTTGAAAAGCTTGGTAAAAAAATTAGTGATGGATTTAAGGTTGGAGATAGAGTTGGATATTGCACAGCTCTTCCAGGGGCATATTGTGAAAAGCGCATTGTACACCAGAAATATTTGATAAAAATTCCGAATGATATACCTGATGAAGTTGCTGCTGCAGTATTGTTTAAAGGTATGACAGCTCACTATTTAGTTAATCAATCTTATAAAATCAGGCCTGGTGCTTTTGTACTAGTTCATGGAGCTAATGGTGGTTTGGGGCAAATAATATGCCAATGGGCAAAGGATAAAAAAGGTATAGTGATAGGTTCTATAAGCTCTGACGAAAAAATGAAGATAGCTTTACAAAATGGCTGCACATACGCAATAAACTACAATGATAAAGATTTCGTTTCTAAAATCATGGAGATTACGAAAAATAGAGGAGTAGGTGCAGTGTATGACCCTATAGGTTACGCTACAAGCAAGCTCTCTTTTGAATCTTTGGGTAAGTTTGGCATATATGTTTCCTATGGGCAGATATCAGGTAATACTCCTATTAATTTCTCTTTACTTAGTTCGCGTTCGTTATTTGCAGCTGGAACTTCGATATATCATTACAAGCATAATAGACTTACGTTAGTGCTTACTGCAATGGAAATTTTTGAAATGATAAGAAAAAAACTTTTAATTGTACGAATTAATAAAAAATATAAATTTGATGAAATAATAGAGGCTCATCGTGACATGGAAAATAGAAAAGTAAGTGGGCTAAATATTATCAAAGTTTCTTAA
- a CDS encoding ankyrin repeat domain-containing protein: MNREIWLYGVLFNVLCKVDEDNDLDVNNVIKKIKERLEYRIQKSDKKRDYCKYLYTSWEKKGFDINHRFDLKDYDHFPIDSLFSIAINYKPYTLTNLAQVLIKAGANVQNEKGYLHTCVLTHSPDILNALIKAEVNDNPNENYGGNTALDYVAKLYGRDKSTKSKDCCKILIEHTLEKKPHSKMPDSIKSNKELTEYWNACKANSEEWEFAIPKTAIQVCAKNK; the protein is encoded by the coding sequence ATGAACAGAGAAATTTGGCTTTATGGTGTTTTATTCAATGTGTTGTGCAAAGTGGATGAAGATAATGATTTGGATGTTAACAATGTAATAAAAAAAATAAAAGAAAGGTTAGAATATAGAATACAAAAATCAGATAAAAAAAGAGATTATTGTAAATATTTATATACTTCTTGGGAAAAAAAAGGATTTGATATTAATCACAGATTTGACTTGAAAGATTATGATCACTTTCCAATAGATAGTCTTTTTTCCATCGCCATTAACTATAAACCGTACACTTTAACAAATCTAGCGCAAGTTTTAATAAAAGCAGGAGCTAATGTGCAAAACGAAAAAGGATATTTACATACCTGTGTTTTAACCCATTCTCCGGATATATTAAATGCTCTCATAAAAGCAGAAGTAAATGATAACCCAAATGAAAACTATGGTGGAAATACCGCTTTAGACTATGTTGCTAAATTATATGGTAGAGATAAGTCAACGAAATCCAAGGATTGCTGTAAAATTCTAATTGAGCATACATTAGAAAAAAAACCTCACAGTAAAATGCCAGACTCTATAAAAAGTAATAAAGAGTTAACTGAGTACTGGAATGCCTGTAAAGCAAATAGTGAAGAATGGGAATTCGCAATACCAAAAACCGCAATACAAGTGTGTGCAAAAAACAAATAA
- a CDS encoding cytochrome c oxidase assembly protein: protein MISFLRGNNENSIVFFLVSLVVLMLCLAYASVPLYSIFCKATGYGGTTRKATNTTINATDQKIRVYFNADVMSGLPWEFKSETNYIDTNIGQKSLVFYYAENLSDQPSLGMAVYNVTPFKAGKYFNKVACFCFEEQILQPKQKTAMPVSFYIDPEIIRDNSTKDLSEITLSYTFFKLK, encoded by the coding sequence ATGATTTCCTTTTTAAGGGGAAATAATGAAAATTCTATAGTTTTTTTCCTAGTATCTTTAGTGGTATTGATGCTGTGTCTTGCATATGCTTCAGTGCCATTGTATAGTATCTTTTGCAAAGCTACTGGATATGGTGGCACAACGAGAAAAGCAACTAATACGACAATAAATGCAACTGACCAAAAAATCAGGGTTTACTTCAATGCTGATGTAATGTCCGGTCTACCTTGGGAATTTAAATCAGAAACTAACTACATTGATACGAATATAGGGCAAAAAAGTTTAGTGTTTTATTATGCAGAAAATTTATCTGACCAGCCTTCACTTGGAATGGCAGTGTATAATGTCACACCTTTTAAAGCAGGTAAGTATTTCAATAAAGTTGCATGCTTCTGCTTTGAAGAACAAATTTTGCAGCCAAAACAAAAAACAGCTATGCCAGTATCCTTTTACATAGACCCTGAAATAATTCGTGACAATAGTACAAAAGATTTAAGTGAAATAACACTATCATATACGTTTTTTAAGCTTAAATAA
- a CDS encoding Bax inhibitor-1/YccA family protein, whose product MSYMKNEQDIRSQGVYYSAGLRSYLTKVYNYMALALGVTGLVAFLTVFSGLFQVIYSNPVLSLVVMLSPVALVFYMSFRLQHLSAQSTLTVFFLFSVLMGISLSHIFIIYTAENIARAFFITSIMFGSMALYGNTTKKDLTSMGSFLIMGIWGLIIASIVNLFLGSSPLYFAISFVSVIVFTLMTAYDAQRIKDVYYRYNDGSEVATTKLAILGATNLYFDFINIFFNLLRLLNLFNNKD is encoded by the coding sequence ATGTCTTATATGAAAAACGAACAGGATATTCGCTCTCAGGGCGTTTATTATAGTGCTGGACTCAGGAGTTACCTAACTAAAGTATACAATTATATGGCTTTAGCTTTAGGTGTTACAGGGCTTGTTGCGTTTTTAACAGTGTTTTCTGGTCTTTTCCAGGTGATTTATTCCAATCCTGTTCTATCGCTTGTGGTAATGCTATCTCCAGTTGCATTGGTGTTTTATATGTCTTTTAGGCTTCAACACCTAAGTGCTCAGTCAACACTTACTGTATTTTTTCTATTCTCAGTTTTAATGGGAATTTCTTTATCTCATATTTTTATAATTTATACTGCAGAAAATATAGCGAGAGCATTTTTCATTACATCGATCATGTTTGGTTCTATGGCTTTATATGGTAATACTACAAAAAAAGATCTTACCAGCATGGGTTCTTTTTTGATTATGGGAATCTGGGGGTTAATCATTGCATCTATAGTTAATCTGTTTCTTGGAAGCAGTCCTCTCTATTTTGCAATATCGTTTGTATCAGTGATAGTGTTTACTTTAATGACTGCATACGATGCTCAGAGAATCAAAGATGTTTATTATAGATATAATGATGGCTCAGAAGTTGCAACTACTAAGCTGGCAATACTTGGTGCAACTAATCTTTACTTTGACTTCATCAATATATTCTTCAATTTACTCAGGTTACTTAATTTATTCAACAATAAGGATTAG
- a CDS encoding cysteine desulfurase family protein: protein MTNKPVSLFSLEDSSCVYADYNATAPVSKNVKKSILEILSKQTLNPSSLHKRGQEARKILKEVRDNVRDALSIPDDKEIVFTSGATEANNLVMRGMKGYLHVISAIEHPSILNSACNPHIIPVNQEGIIDFLELEKILSELEGNKVIISVMMANNETGVIQPVKEIAKMAHKFGAICHTDAAQSVGKIKVNMEDLGVDLLTLSAHKFGGIAGSGVLIFDKKLVIEPTIIGGGQEKGLRGGTENIIAIVGLSAALQNIPDLLSKMDEVEKLRDQLEYGLLSLVSDIKIFGRNSKRLPNTSFIYMPRVKNDLQLMCFDLNNIAVSNGSACSSGKVGPSHVLLAMGATKEQAECSIRISIGPEVKPRDIEKIVDCWYSIYQKNALVNAKTTFTIPLKS from the coding sequence GTGACAAATAAGCCTGTGAGTTTATTCTCTCTGGAAGACAGTAGTTGCGTGTATGCTGATTATAATGCAACTGCTCCAGTGAGTAAAAATGTAAAAAAAAGTATACTTGAGATTTTGTCGAAACAAACACTAAATCCATCATCGCTGCATAAAAGAGGACAAGAAGCGAGGAAGATTCTTAAAGAGGTAAGAGATAACGTACGTGATGCTCTTAGCATTCCAGATGATAAAGAAATAGTTTTTACGTCTGGTGCAACTGAAGCAAACAACCTCGTCATGAGAGGAATGAAAGGCTATCTGCATGTAATTTCAGCTATAGAGCATCCTTCAATTCTTAATTCTGCATGTAATCCACATATAATACCCGTTAATCAAGAGGGTATTATTGACTTTTTAGAGCTAGAGAAAATTCTAAGCGAACTTGAAGGGAATAAAGTAATAATTTCAGTGATGATGGCTAATAACGAAACTGGAGTTATCCAGCCTGTTAAGGAAATAGCTAAAATGGCACATAAATTCGGGGCAATCTGTCACACTGACGCTGCTCAAAGTGTTGGGAAAATCAAAGTAAATATGGAAGATTTAGGAGTGGATTTACTTACTTTATCTGCTCACAAATTTGGTGGTATAGCAGGTAGTGGAGTTTTAATATTTGACAAAAAGCTTGTAATAGAACCTACTATAATAGGTGGTGGGCAAGAAAAAGGATTGCGTGGTGGTACAGAAAACATTATTGCAATAGTAGGTCTTTCTGCTGCATTGCAAAACATTCCAGATCTTCTATCAAAGATGGATGAAGTAGAGAAGCTGCGTGATCAATTGGAGTATGGGTTATTAAGTCTTGTCAGTGATATCAAGATCTTTGGCAGAAATTCTAAAAGATTGCCAAATACAAGTTTCATTTATATGCCGAGAGTGAAGAATGATCTGCAGCTCATGTGCTTTGACTTAAATAATATTGCAGTCAGCAATGGTTCTGCATGTTCTTCTGGAAAAGTTGGGCCTTCTCATGTTTTGCTTGCAATGGGAGCAACAAAAGAGCAAGCAGAATGTTCAATTAGAATCAGTATAGGTCCGGAGGTTAAACCGCGAGACATAGAAAAAATAGTGGATTGTTGGTATAGTATCTATCAGAAGAATGCTTTAGTAAATGCAAAAACTACTTTCACCATTCCCCTTAAATCATGA
- a CDS encoding alpha/beta hydrolase — protein MVEVFLNNSTKKIEGRYHQSKDTNAPVVLILHHHPQYGGSMDSKIIHTIYESFIDNNFSALTINFRGVGKSTGTFDKGIGELTDAAVAIDWLQEHNSNNVPIWIVGFSFGAWVAMQLTMRRPEIVSFVALSLPATKYDFSFLSPCPVPGLIIQSNNDTISEESDVTELAQRLINSVKNNHMEYHIVEDTNHFLRDKEEEVAQIIDNYIKLRLNSAVTSSKKVKKEIRVKEYA, from the coding sequence ATGGTAGAAGTCTTTTTAAATAATTCAACAAAAAAGATAGAAGGTAGATACCATCAAAGCAAAGATACCAATGCACCAGTTGTGCTAATTTTACATCATCACCCTCAATATGGTGGTAGTATGGATAGTAAGATTATACATACTATATATGAATCTTTTATCGATAATAACTTTTCTGCATTGACAATTAATTTTCGTGGTGTCGGAAAATCTACCGGAACTTTTGATAAGGGTATAGGAGAATTAACTGATGCTGCAGTAGCTATTGATTGGCTTCAGGAGCATAACTCTAACAATGTTCCAATTTGGATAGTTGGTTTTTCTTTTGGAGCATGGGTAGCTATGCAATTGACAATGCGCCGTCCAGAGATAGTAAGTTTTGTTGCCCTTTCTCTTCCAGCAACTAAGTACGATTTCTCTTTTCTCTCTCCTTGCCCAGTTCCTGGACTTATAATACAAAGTAATAATGATACAATTTCAGAAGAAAGCGATGTAACAGAATTAGCACAAAGGTTAATAAATTCGGTAAAAAATAACCATATGGAATACCATATAGTAGAAGATACTAACCACTTTTTAAGGGATAAAGAAGAGGAAGTAGCTCAAATTATAGATAATTATATAAAACTACGCTTAAACAGTGCAGTCACTTCCTCCAAAAAAGTTAAAAAAGAGATAAGGGTAAAAGAATATGCCTAA